A genomic segment from Vicinamibacterales bacterium encodes:
- a CDS encoding AraC family ligand binding domain-containing protein, with protein sequence MLSILALLLSLSADQAQAPVPAVFISQDEHAAVLKEQVAKNVVDQPIKATEVPGGKASVAMLHRVKPEVSALIHDHVTETYYILSGSGTIVTGGSLGTPKPTDLTRVNAGMSQTGTRIGGESRKVKPGDIVIVPAGTPHSFSALDGPISYLVYRFEPK encoded by the coding sequence ATGCTCAGCATCCTCGCACTCCTCCTCTCGCTGTCAGCCGATCAGGCGCAGGCGCCGGTTCCCGCGGTCTTCATCAGCCAGGATGAACACGCCGCGGTCCTCAAGGAGCAGGTCGCCAAGAACGTAGTGGACCAGCCCATCAAGGCCACTGAGGTCCCCGGTGGGAAGGCGTCGGTCGCCATGCTCCATCGCGTGAAGCCGGAGGTGAGCGCCCTGATTCACGATCACGTCACCGAGACTTACTACATCCTCTCCGGGTCGGGCACGATTGTGACGGGTGGATCGCTGGGTACGCCCAAGCCGACGGATCTGACGCGGGTCAACGCCGGGATGAGCCAGACCGGTACCCGCATCGGCGGCGAGAGCAGGAAAGTGAAACCCGGCGACATCGTCATCGTCCCCGCCGGCACGCCGCACAGCTTCAGCGCGCTCGACGGCCCGATCAGCTACCTCGTGTATCGCTTCGAGCCGAAGTAG
- a CDS encoding M28 family peptidase, producing the protein MRISVVVVMVAIACATVGRAQERPAPKPGPWFGLTLPAATANGAAVRVGTRPPRPVALPAGESRAAEFDGDSLMADVATIVGFSNQSRAEREVGSGQMWGRIAGFSSSDRTVAWAVEQFRKAGITDVRTQPIAQDPKSQLWLPRSWQVRLIGDPAFGPGSADVVLESALPVGPSDIPGGTMTAPLVYVGAATPAVLQHIDVKGKIAVQLVVPQGHMLFERGAVDSRSEELIARGAAGVFNLVRLPGNELSRDFSDCGNPCFNIGGRDGWFLEALLDRAAKAGVQDKLRVRIDLQTQTFRDMKATNGVAVISGKSDDTIVLNAHVDGWFDGAGDNADGLAVLVALARHYGKPANRPERTLAFVASAGHHTPGINGPRSFVAANPGLAKKAVMLINIEHVAQRNFSPARTTSADGYREAVADSGEAPIAVGVTNNSPFLQELIDRGPSGHGVNFISERSTFQSGETGGWTELKVAKVSVMQAPPLYHTTGEVLDVISTPGLERIARFLAFFVSAVDHAPRERINP; encoded by the coding sequence ATGCGAATTTCCGTGGTGGTGGTCATGGTCGCAATCGCCTGCGCAACCGTCGGCCGCGCGCAGGAACGTCCGGCTCCCAAGCCGGGCCCGTGGTTTGGCCTGACGTTGCCGGCCGCCACCGCCAACGGCGCGGCGGTCCGGGTCGGCACGCGTCCGCCGCGGCCCGTGGCGTTGCCCGCCGGTGAATCCCGCGCCGCAGAGTTCGATGGCGATTCCCTCATGGCCGACGTCGCCACCATCGTCGGGTTCTCGAACCAATCGCGTGCGGAGCGGGAGGTCGGCAGTGGTCAGATGTGGGGACGCATCGCCGGGTTCTCGTCGAGCGACCGGACCGTGGCCTGGGCCGTCGAGCAGTTCCGCAAGGCGGGCATCACCGACGTCAGGACGCAGCCGATCGCGCAGGATCCCAAGTCGCAACTGTGGCTGCCTCGCTCGTGGCAGGTGCGGCTGATCGGCGACCCCGCCTTTGGCCCCGGCTCCGCCGACGTCGTGCTCGAGTCGGCGCTGCCGGTTGGGCCGTCGGACATTCCCGGCGGCACGATGACGGCGCCGCTGGTCTACGTCGGCGCGGCCACGCCCGCGGTGCTGCAGCACATCGACGTGAAGGGCAAGATCGCGGTGCAGCTGGTCGTGCCGCAGGGTCACATGCTGTTCGAGCGGGGCGCGGTGGACTCGCGATCGGAGGAGCTGATCGCGCGCGGCGCCGCCGGGGTGTTCAACCTCGTGCGCCTGCCGGGCAACGAGCTGTCGCGCGACTTCAGCGACTGCGGCAATCCCTGCTTCAACATCGGCGGCCGCGACGGGTGGTTCCTGGAAGCGTTATTGGACCGGGCGGCCAAGGCCGGCGTCCAGGACAAGCTTCGCGTCAGGATCGACCTGCAGACCCAGACCTTTCGCGACATGAAGGCCACCAACGGCGTGGCCGTGATTTCCGGCAAGTCGGATGACACCATCGTGCTCAACGCGCATGTCGATGGCTGGTTCGACGGCGCCGGCGACAACGCCGACGGCCTGGCCGTGCTGGTGGCGCTGGCCCGGCACTACGGCAAGCCGGCGAACCGGCCCGAGCGGACGCTGGCGTTCGTGGCCAGCGCCGGCCACCACACGCCGGGCATCAACGGCCCGCGCAGTTTCGTGGCGGCGAACCCCGGGCTGGCGAAGAAAGCGGTGATGCTCATCAACATCGAGCACGTGGCACAACGCAACTTCTCGCCGGCTCGGACCACGTCAGCCGACGGCTATCGCGAGGCGGTGGCGGATTCGGGCGAAGCGCCCATTGCGGTCGGCGTGACCAACAATTCGCCGTTCCTGCAGGAGCTGATCGACCGCGGGCCATCGGGCCATGGCGTCAACTTCATCTCGGAACGGTCCACTTTTCAGAGCGGCGAGACCGGCGGCTGGACCGAGCTGAAGGTGGCAAAGGTCAGTGTGATGCAGGCCCCGCCGCTGTACCATACGACCGGCGAGGTCCTGGACGTGATTTCCACACCCGGGCTTGAACGCATCGCCAGATTTCTTGCATTTTTCGTGTCCGCGGTCGACCACGCACCGCGTGAAAGGATCAATCCGTGA